TCCTCAGTTGTATATGTAGTGGAACCGGTGATGTTTTTTCAAGAAGCATCTATTATTCCCACACCTTTCGGTAATATAGTTAAATTATAACATCCTGTAAGAACTGGTTATAACCAGGATAAAAAATTCTTTCGAATAAGTCAATACTCTAATCTAGTGACGAGGGATAAATTATGAACAACAAGTTAAAGTGCCTACCTCCTTCATGACATTCATCGAGAAAGGAGGAACTTTCCTTCTCAGTTGCTTTCTCTTGTAGCTTCTCTAATTTTTTAAAAAATCATGATACACTTATTTAATAATAAGCAAAGATTTATTCAATAATGGGAGGAAAAAATGGATTCGCCTTTTATTTTTGATTTAAGTTATTATGAGGAAGTTAATGATCAACTCAAAGAAATTGTCAATACTGAAAAAGAAAAAATGTCGAAAGCTTCATTGCAAATTGTTCAATCGATAGCCAACCAAGGGCTTGTTCACATATTTGGAACCGGTCATTCTCATATGTTTGGTGAGGAGGCTTTTTACCGAGCCGGAGGTTTAGCATGCATCAACCCGATTCTTGAACCCTCTCTCATGCTTCATACTGGAGCCATGAAGTCTTCAGCTCTCGAGGATTTAGAAGGCTATGCTGAGAAAATATTCAATCATGTTCAACCCGAGAAATCTGATATTTTTGTCATTTTTTCCAATTCTGGGGTGAACTATGTTCCGGTTGAGATGGCTAAAAAGGTTAAGGATTCCCAACTCCCACTTATTGGCATTGGATCGAGAAAATACAGCGAATATTTAAAAAACACTAAAAATCGTCAATCACTGAGTGATTTTTCCGACATATTTATTGATAATCATACCGAAATCGGAGATGCCGTTTTGTCGATACCTGGACTGGAACAGAAAATTGCACCAACCTCTACAGTCTGTGGAGCTTTTATTCTCAATTTGATATTAGCAAATGTTTCGATGTGGCTTATTCAGCAAAAAAAATTAACACCTCCAATATTCATTAGTGGTAATTTACCAGATGGGAAAAAGAAAAATACCGATCTCTATAATCGCTATCGAAAAAAAGTGAGAACTTTATGATGAATAGTTCTACCAATATTTTAACCATCGATGTCGGTACTACTAACTTAAAATGTATTATTTATGACGAAAAAGGGAGAATTAGAGCTCAATCCTCAAAATCCCATCCTACTAACTTTTCATTACCTGGATATGCTGAACAAAATCCAGCTATTTGGGTATCAAATTTACAGAATCTTCTTCGGACAATAGGAAATAAAGATCCGAAAATTATAAAGTCTATTCAAGGAATTTCTCTCACTGGACAAATGCATGGACCGGTTTTTTTAAATTCAAAGCAAGAAATAGTCTATCCCTGCATGATTTGGTCTGATACCAGAGCTCATGAAGAGGTTCATTTCTTAAAAAACACTTTCACATCCGATTCCATTTTAAAAATAACTGGAAATCCGGTTCAAGAAAGTTTTACTCTTCCTAAAATTCTTTGGCTAAAAAATCAACAACCAAATCTTTTTTCCAATATCGATAAAATCATGTTTCCTAAAGATTATCTCGGGTTTCTTTTAACCGGTAACATTTATACCGATCATTCAGATGCTTCTGGATCGCTCCTATATAACCTTTCAAATCATAATTGGAGTGAGGAAATTATCAATAATTGTGCATTAAAAAGGTCCTTATTTCCAGATATTATTCAGAGTGATGATATTCTGGGAAGGGTTTCCTATGCTGCTGCCAAACAGTTTGGTATTTCAGAGGGCATTCCGGTTATAAAAGGTGGTGGTGATTTAGCCACAACTGCATTGGCAAATGGAACGGACCAAATAGAAAGTCTATCCCTATGCATTGGAACCGCAGCACAAATGCTGATGAGTTTTGAGTCCATCGAGGAAAAACTATTAGGGCGTTTATACTTTTTTTCTCATTGCATACCTCAAAGTTATTTTTGCCTAGGAACAGTTCCAACCGGGGGGTCTTCAATACAATGGTTTAAAAATCTATTTGAGTTAGAAGATAAAGAATTGATTTTAAAAGAATTAAACACCATCGAAGATGAAAATACCGAAAGGAATATCCTTTATTTTCCATATTTAATGGGGACAGGAACCCCTCACTTTGATTATCGAGCTCATGGTGCCTTTTTAGGGCTTCAGATTAATCATAAGAGAAAGGATTTGATTTATTCCATTATAGAAGGCATAATTTTTGCCTTAAAAGATTCTTTTGTCTCGATATCAAAACCACAAATCAGAAAAATTTTTTTAAGTGGTGGTGCTACTCGTTTTCCTATCTGGCCAAAGTTAGTGAGTGCTATATTTAATCTTCCCGTTTTTGTTTTCCTAAATGCTGATTCCTCCACCATTGGAGCATTTCTTCTTGGAGCAAGGCGTTTGGGAATTATTAAAGATTTTGACACGATTATTAATGGTTTAATACCCGAAGATCCATTTCTCCCTCAAATAAAATATACTCAAATCTATGAGAAGAAATTTAAAAAATATAGACATTTTTCAAATTTTATTAGAGAATACTCGACTTATGATAAAGATTTTTTAGAATATATTTAAAAAAAGCGGAGGATTGATTCATGGAAATCATCTATGCAAGCAATTATGAGGATATGAGCCGTAAAGCAGCCATTGCTATCGCCCAACAAGTTATCAAAAAACCAACCTCGGTGTTAGGTTTTGCAACTGGTTCCACGCCTCTTAGAACTTATGAAATACTGATTGAATACCACCGACAGGGGATAGTCGATTTTTCCTGCATCAATACTTTTAATCTTGATGAATATATTGGACTTTCCTCAGATCATCCACAAAGCTATTCATTTTTTATGCTTAAAAACCTTTTTCGTCAAATTCAGCTTGATCCAAGCCGTATTCATATCCCCTTAGGAACAGCTTTAGATCTTTCGAGGGAATGTGCTGATTATGAAGAAGCTATACAAAGCTTGGGAGGAATCGATTTTCAACTGCTTGGTTTAGGCTCAAATGGTCATATTGGATTCAATGAACCAGGAACCCACCTTAACAGTATAACCCACGTGGTTTCCCTTAGTCAGGAGACCATCAAAGCAAATTCACGTTTTTTCACTAACTTAGAAGAAGTTCCCAAAAAAGCAATTACCATGGGTATAAAATCTATTATGAATACCCGAAAAATTCTTCTTTTAGTGAGTGGTGAAAAAAAAGCTGAAATAATTCGTCAAGCTCTTTCGGGACCGATCAGCAAAGAGATACCAGCATCGGTTTTACAACTTCACCCCAACGCAACAGTGGTTATCGATCAATCGATTTTGTAACTGGAAATAACCAAAATAATAGTAAAAACCGAGCTGTTAATAAAAAAAATTAAAAGGTGAATCATGCTATGAAAATTACACCTAACTATC
The nucleotide sequence above comes from Candidatus Atribacteria bacterium ADurb.Bin276. Encoded proteins:
- the xylB_8 gene encoding Xylulose kinase, which translates into the protein MMNSSTNILTIDVGTTNLKCIIYDEKGRIRAQSSKSHPTNFSLPGYAEQNPAIWVSNLQNLLRTIGNKDPKIIKSIQGISLTGQMHGPVFLNSKQEIVYPCMIWSDTRAHEEVHFLKNTFTSDSILKITGNPVQESFTLPKILWLKNQQPNLFSNIDKIMFPKDYLGFLLTGNIYTDHSDASGSLLYNLSNHNWSEEIINNCALKRSLFPDIIQSDDILGRVSYAAAKQFGISEGIPVIKGGGDLATTALANGTDQIESLSLCIGTAAQMLMSFESIEEKLLGRLYFFSHCIPQSYFCLGTVPTGGSSIQWFKNLFELEDKELILKELNTIEDENTERNILYFPYLMGTGTPHFDYRAHGAFLGLQINHKRKDLIYSIIEGIIFALKDSFVSISKPQIRKIFLSGGATRFPIWPKLVSAIFNLPVFVFLNADSSTIGAFLLGARRLGIIKDFDTIINGLIPEDPFLPQIKYTQIYEKKFKKYRHFSNFIREYSTYDKDFLEYI
- the nagB_1 gene encoding Glucosamine-6-phosphate deaminase 1, whose product is MEIIYASNYEDMSRKAAIAIAQQVIKKPTSVLGFATGSTPLRTYEILIEYHRQGIVDFSCINTFNLDEYIGLSSDHPQSYSFFMLKNLFRQIQLDPSRIHIPLGTALDLSRECADYEEAIQSLGGIDFQLLGLGSNGHIGFNEPGTHLNSITHVVSLSQETIKANSRFFTNLEEVPKKAITMGIKSIMNTRKILLLVSGEKKAEIIRQALSGPISKEIPASVLQLHPNATVVIDQSIL